Proteins co-encoded in one Zygotorulaspora mrakii chromosome 5, complete sequence genomic window:
- the APL6 gene encoding AP-3 complex subunit beta (similar to Saccharomyces cerevisiae APL6 (YGR261C); ancestral locus Anc_5.45) gives MVDSISRITSALDSARVLTLEAAAVVSSKLGETSYTNYSQGITPEQLRTLLNSRNSREIKDGMRRIVDIMSSSDEVIDIESYFADVVKNIISDDVKIKILVCIYLLRFAEKHPNLALLSINSLQKTLSDGDPDVRALSIKALSDIRIPSLYPIVLHTLKKSVTDSSAIVRNEVSFALLKLYVSKNEDMEDDIIQILQELLADADPMVISSAILVMKECFPNRHDWLHGHYRYYCKMITVLDPWAASYLIDLLLVYCKTYLPRPIVVDASETSDTQKSMELPERCNEIQFPVYDVINDVDLTLFLNSLEKLTSTSHPAIILAASNAFFQLATPMQFKKSRFPEVLIRVCALSSNVGVLNILYQSILLYSSVDSTLFLPYVKKFFILPSNDVAIACLKLKIISTLVNESNVRTIVEELKYYVSSAPHPDIAITAANALATCAELSSGWESNIMKWFIFHMENSKLSTTLLSSYINVIRVLAQENPKRHLAHIMKLSGILEHRNTLADSARAALVWLFGELASIERRICPDILRKLIPTFAFEGPETRSHILLLAAKLVSYSAVDFDGPSSESPSDLKNSRIYEMYKAVSYLAEFDEDFDIRDRARSLSSLFDSDKFEIAALLLQAPKPTPRMDTSYLPSDKNGISYQTNISSLEIDKAIQNYHRFIPWNNGIGSTDEDIRNPTTLKDYTRFKKSFSSETYMKNDPSRSASSIPDSPIVSQSSVTMPQQKKNYRLQSLDEFFMDVPSVTTRKSGRKIVIQESSDEGDSEDDSDDSDYSGDSEDEEGSDDSDDSNDSNDSNDSNDGESLENSDMTKGSYKGKDNNDMNNSTGTSGTSDNTVEETENIHSSIG, from the coding sequence ATGGTTGATTCAATAAGTCGAATTACATCAGCATTGGATTCGGCTCGCGTCCTGACACTAGAAGCAGCGGCTGTAGTATCCTCGAAGTTGGGAGAGACTTCGTACACGAATTATTCCCAAGGTATAACACCTGAACAACTAAGGACGCTGCTAAATTCAAGGAACTCCAGGGAAATAAAGGATGGTATGAGACGTATAGTTGACATTATGTCGTCAAGCGATGAAGTGATAGACATCGAATCGTATTTCGCAGACGTTGTCAAAAACATCATATCTGATGATGTCAAGATCAAGATCCTCGTTTGCATCTATCTATTAAGATTTGCGGAAAAACATCCAAACTTGGCGCTCTTGtcaatcaattctttgcaaaagaCTTTATCGGATGGTGATCCGGACGTGAGAGCCTTATCAATCAAAGCGTTGTCTGATATAAGAATCCCTTCACTATATCCAATTGTGCTTCATACACTAAAAAAATCAGTCACTGATAGTTCAGCTATAGTTCGAAACGAAGTATCATTTGCTCTGCTTAAGCTATACgtttccaaaaatgaagatatGGAAGATGACATTATACAAATTTTGCAAGAATTATTGGCCGATGCTGATCCCATGGTTATTTCCTCAGCAATTCTAGTAATGAAAGAATGTTTCCCTAATAGGCATGATTGGCTACATGGTCACTATCGTTACTACTGCAAAATGATCACAGTTTTAGACCCATGGGCCGCTTCATACTTAATTGACTTACTTTTGGTATATTGCAAGACATATCTTCCTCGTCCCATTGTTGTAGATGCTTCAGAAACATCAGATACTCAAAAAAGCATGGAATTGCCCGAAAGATGTaatgaaattcaatttccGGTGTATGATGTCATCAATGATGTTGACCTTACACTTTTTTTAAAcagtttggaaaaattgactTCAACATCACATCCAGCTATTATTCTGGCAGCCTCCAATGCATTCTTTCAGTTAGCAACACCAATGCAATTTAAAAAATCTCGCTTTCCCGAGGTTTTGATAAGAGTCTGTGCTCTTTCATCCAATGTAGGGGTGTTGAATATACTATATCAATCTATTTTGTTATATTCTTCTGTCGATTCCACCCTATTTCTACCATatgtcaaaaaattctttattttACCGTCCAATGATGTTGCAATTGCTTGTTTAAAGCTGAAAATAATATCCACTTTGGTCAATGAGTCTAATGTCAGAacaattgttgaagaacTGAAATATTACGTCTCAAGTGCCCCTCACCCAGACATAGCTATTACTGCGGCTAATGCTCTCGCAACATGCGCTGAGCTGTCCTCTGGCTGGGAATCTAATATTATGAAATGgttcatttttcatatgGAAAACTCAAAACTCTCTACAACGCTTCTCAGTTCATATATTAATGTTATTCGAGTCCTTGCTCAAGAAAATCCAAAGAGACATTTGGCACATATAATGAAACTTTCTGGTATTTTAGAGCATCGAAATACATTAGCAGATAGCGCAAGAGCTGCCCTGGTATGGCTTTTTGGTGAACTTGCTTCAATAGAGCGCAGGATATGCCCGGATATATTACGAAAGTTAATCCCCACATTTGCATTCGAGGGTCCCGAAACCAGATCCCATATTCTGCTTTTAGCGGCCAAGTTGGTCTCGTATAGTGctgttgattttgatgGTCCTTCCTCAGAAAGTCCAAGTGAtctaaaaaattcaagaatATATGAGATGTACAAGGCAGTGTCATACTTGGctgaatttgatgaagactTTGATATCAGAGACAGAGCGCGTTCcctttcatcattattcGATTCAGATAAGTTTGAGATTGCGGCACTACTATTGCAAGCTCCAAAGCCCACTCCTAGAATGGATACATCGTATTTACCATCTGATAAAAACGGAATCTCTTATCAGACGAACATTTCATCCTTAGAAATAGATAAGgctattcaaaattatcatAGATTCATTCCATGGAATAATGGAATCGGTAGTACAGATGAAGATATAAGAAATCCGACGACTTTGAAGGATTATACTAGATTCAAGAAGAGTTTCTCCTCAGAAACATATATGAAGAATGATCCCTCGCGATCTGCTTCATCTATACCTGACTCGCCTATTGTGAGCCAATCATCTGTTACTATGCCgcagcaaaaaaaaaactatcGTTTGCAAAGTCTGGACGAATTTTTTATGGATGTTCCTTCTGTCACTACTAGAAAATCTGGAAGGAAGATAGTCATTCAAGAAAGCAGTGATGAGGGCGATAGTGAGGACGATTCTGATGATAGCGATTATAGTGGAGATAGCGAAGACGAAGAAGGTAGCGATGATAGCGATGATAGCAATGATAGCAATGACAGCAATGATAGCAATGATGGCGAAAGTTTAGAAAATAGCGATATGACGAAGGGAAGCTATAAAGGCAAAGATAACAACGACATGAATAATAGTACTGGAACCTCGGGAACCAGTGACAATACTGTTGAGGAAACGGAAAATATTCATTCTAGTATAGGTTGA
- the GPI16 gene encoding GPI-anchor transamidase subunit GPI16 (similar to Saccharomyces cerevisiae GPI16 (YHR188C); ancestral locus Anc_5.47), producing the protein MVGNLGIIQVTTWLLLVLLFPAIHANREIGNRDEVVDCSDFYSETRPTTNGSGLLRGNLTSSADVKQIGSDKNRIPSSNEDLVERSITSAAGTRYPYEENLTIRPLPNSHLLTSFSFHMKSQKFVPRQSSNDYNDYSHYTVFPKAFKPMLDRTSTRQLSLRFTRGYWDSESWGRLPHDGFRSGGSGVELWATIESRSKDDAFKQWKTLANSLSGIFCASINFIDNSRTTFPVNSFQPNDLESDGLPIFDHSKQLYLIRAALANEPICTENLTPFIKLLPTKGKSGISTLLDGHRVFDSLWHSLSIDINTRCNNSTDTCHYYAEVLIDTVINVPSVLARNERPIPKPVPSEQLRCDLSKPFDAFRCFPLPEQTEVQYSISQIFGKHIVGSNLISDEPSRVCVEVTDRWNAFVDVNGVFYATSDNCFDLRHSINQDIHLEATDSRSVAHLEEAPVYVSRSLTGYGQDRGGLRTVFNNPSLEPITLVYFESLPWFMRVYLSTMKLDIDDSGDQELTLQQVIKSMHYTPASDRSRPTHLEYTVIVPPKTSFSISYQFDKSLLLYAEYPPDANHGFEVESAVVTVLSPTKYQTRTATLLLLLSTPDFSMPYNVIILTSTIMGLIFGTMFNLVLKRLVTVKEADILQSRNKSKLKVFKERILTKLIDLRG; encoded by the coding sequence ATGGTGGGAAATCTAGGAATAATACAAGTTACAACGTGGCTTTTACTGGTGCTCTTATTTCCGGCAATCCATGCCAACAGAGAAATAGGTAATAGAGATGAAGTTGTTGATTGCTCGGATTTCTATAGTGAAACGCGTCCAACTACCAATGGTAGTGGTCTCTTGAGGGGCAATTTAACATCGTCAGCGGACGTAAAGCAAATTGGATCTGACAAGAATAGGATACCGTCTTCAAATGAAGATTTGGTCGAACGATCCATTACATCTGCAGCCGGAACCCGATACCCCTACGAAGAGAACCTCACCATTAGGCCATTGCCCAACAGTCATTTGTTAAcatctttctctttccatATGAAATCTCAGAAGTTCGTCCCACGTCAATCTTCTAATGATTACAACGACTACAGTCACTATACAGTTTTCCCAAAGGCGTTCAAGCCAATGCTAGATAGAACTTCAACAAGGCAGCTCTCCTTGAGATTTACAAGGGGCTATTGGGATTCCGAATCATGGGGTCGCTTGCCTCACGATGGATTTAGATCAGGCGGTTCTGGCGTTGAACTCTGGGCTACCATTGAAAGTCGATCAAAGGACGACGCATTCAAGCAGTGGAAGACTCTTGCCAACTCCTTGAGTGGAATATTTTGTGCTTCCATaaattttattgataaCTCGAGGACGACATTTCCGGTTAATTCATTCCAGCCCAATGACCTAGAGAGTGATGGGTTACCTATTTTCGATCATTCTAAGCAGCTGTACCTAATACGCGCCGCCTTAGCGAATGAACCTATATGTACAGAAAACTTGACACCGTTTATTAAACTGCTACCAACAAAGGGAAAATCCGGAATTTCTACACTCCTTGATGGTCACAGGGTTTTTGACTCCTTATGGCATAGTTTGTCGATTGACATCAATACGAGATGTAACAATTCCACAGATACTTGTCACTATTATGCAGAAGTGCTAATCGACACGGTGATTAACGTACCAAGCGTCCTAGCAAGAAACGAAAGACCGATTCCCAAACCTGTACCTAGCGAACAGCTGCGCTGTGATCTTTCTAAGCCTTTTGATGCATTCAGGTGCTTCCCACTTCCAGAGCAAACTGAGGTGCAATATAGTATCTCCcaaatatttggaaagcACATAGTTGGTTCCAACCTGATATCCGATGAGCCGTCTCGAGTTTGTGTCGAAGTTACTGACCGGTGGAATGCTTTCGTTGATGTTAATGGTGTATTTTACGCAACTAGCGATaactgttttgatttgagaCATTCCATAAATCAGGATATTCATCTGGAAGCTACTGATTCCAGAAGCGTTGCTCACTTAGAGGAGGCGCCGGTTTACGTTAGTAGATCCTTAACGGGTTATGGGCAAGATCGTGGTGGACTGCGTACCGTATTCAACAATCCCAGCTTGGAACCTATTACTCTCGTGTACTTTGAATCACTTCCTTGGTTTATGCGAGTGTACTTGTCGACCATGAAGCTGGATATAGATGACTCAGGCGATCAAGAGCTTACATTGCAACAAGTCATAAAGTCAATGCATTATACTCCTGCAAGTGATAGGAGTAGGCCTACTCATTTAGAATACACAGTTATTGTCCCTCCAAAGACATCATTTTCCATATCATATCAGTTTGACAAATCATTGCTTCTCTATGCAGAGTATCCCCCAGATGCTAATCACGGATTTGAGGTCGAGTCGGCTGTCGTCACAGTATTATCCCCTACTAAATACCAAACGAGAACAGCTACTTTGTTGCTCTTACTGTCTACGCCAGACTTTAGTATGCCTTATAATGTTATCATTTTAACTTCAACAATAATGGGGCTCATTTTTGGTACAATGTTCAATTTGGTCCTTAAGAGACTCGTCACGGTAAAAGAAGCTGACATATTACAAAGCAGAAATAAAAGTAAACTCAAAGTCTTCAAGGAAAGAATACTAACTAAACTAATCGATTTAAGAGGTTGA
- the ABZ2 gene encoding aminodeoxychorismate lyase ABZ2 (similar to Saccharomyces cerevisiae YMR289W; ancestral locus Anc_5.44) has product MGPKKNNNTKPLTASQQKILKILQTDIVERYFNPAESDADFELLSTLRYDPGFTHVFLQSGKESHEIRLEEIDYRLQADSFADALNNAESGSEGNTTRFSDIFDELTTSSSFDNENDNSLMSLLESTYESQNSSPPAPASFAASQQENTDLRATFFQRFLLLGEHYKRLNFALQFFKWEFHVPLKMLLDKLIDALPEHHEISNLEERMKLLINENHCYKMRVLISKTGRMRIEAHPILPTLPLTPAITSSRYFMETILGGFLPNSSTTWDVFVDTKPMSVSPFTTFKTTYRDHYNEARGRLEELASTFGSNGKREILVYNDAHQLMEGSITNVALVKTREDNDEQLRFITPSLNSGCLCGTMRHYLLKKYLICEEPIDVRHLVQGDTVILFNGVMGAVKGVVRNALK; this is encoded by the coding sequence ATGGGGCCTAAGAAAAATAACAATACGAAACCTTTGACTGCAAGCcagcaaaaaattttaaaaatattACAAACGGATATTGTTGAACGCTATTTTAATCCTGCAGAAAGCGATGCTGACTTCGAATTGCTATCAACTTTGAGGTATGATCCAGGTTTTACACATGTATTCTTACAATCAGGAAAAGAATCTCATGAAATTAGATTGGAGGAGATAGATTATCGATTACAAGCTGATAGCTTTGCGGATGCCCTAAATAATGCAGAAAGTGGCTCCGAAGGAAATACTACGAGGTTCAGTGATATTTTCGATGAACTGACGACAAGCTCTTcatttgataatgaaaacgATAACTCTCTCATGTCTTTACTTGAAAGTACCTATGAATCACAGAACTCATCTCCACCAGCACCAGCATCATTTGCTGCCAGCCAGCAAGAAAACACAGATTTGCGCGCTACATTCTTCCAGAGGTTCTTGTTGCTCGGAGAGCATTACAAGAGGCTCAACTTTGCGCTacaattcttcaaatggGAGTTTCATGTGCCCTTGAAAATGCTACTGGACAAGTTGATTGATGCTCTTCCAGAGCAtcatgaaatatcaaatcttgaagaaagaatgaAATTACTTATAAATGAAAACCACTGCTATAAAATGAGAGTCTTGATTTCCAAGACGGGAAGAATGAGGATAGAGGCTCACCCAATTTTGCCAACACTACCGCTCACGCCTGCAATAACTTCATCAAGATATTTCATGGAGACTATTTTAGGTGGCTTTTTACCAAACTCATCTACAACTTGGGATGTATTCGTCGACACCAAACCCATGAGTGTTTCTCCTTTCACAACTTTCAAAACGACATACCGTGATCACTACAACGAAGCCAGAGGCCGTCTAGAAGAGCTAGCTTCTACATTTGGAAGCAACGGCAAGCGCGAAATCCTTGTCTATAATGATGCTCACCAGTTAATGGAGGGATCGATAACTAACGTAGCATTGGTCAAAACGAGAGAAGACAATGATGAGCAACTGAGATTCATTACGCCATCATTGAATAGCGGGTGTTTATGTGGTACAATGAGACACTATTTACTGAAAAAGTATCTGATATGCGAAGAGCCCATAGATGTTCGTCACTTGGTGCAAGGCGATACTGTAATTCTTTTTAATGGAGTCATGGGTGCCGTCAAAGGTGTGGTTAGAAATGCCTTAAAATAG
- the BUD32 gene encoding serine/threonine protein kinase BUD32 (similar to Saccharomyces cerevisiae BUD32 (YGR262C); ancestral locus Anc_5.43) has translation MSEDVLAKVYEYLTPGLPVVPIAQGAEAVVFTSEKHPYLPNSGKFILKYRPPKRYRHPSIDKALTKHRTIGEARLLTKLFLIEGLKVPKLIACDAYNGYLWLEFLGEELPHGKGFSNLKNFLWMYATDDGDPYCSIVEETLKKVGQQIGLLHWNGYCHGDLTSSNIVLSRSGKNETSWQPYLIDFGLGSTTDSVEDKGVDLYVLERAIISTHSAHAEAYNEWLLKGFSEIYKRYGDAGEVKLKEVTKRFQEVRLRGRKRSMIG, from the coding sequence ATGTCAGAAGATGTCCTTGCCAAAGTGTACGAATACTTGACACCCGGCTTACCGGTTGTACCAATTGCGCAGGGTGCTGAAGCCGTAGTGTTCACTAGCGAGAAGCATCCATACTTACCAAATAGCGGAAAATTCATCCTAAAATATAGACCTCCAAAGCGGTACAGACACCCTTCTATCGATAAAGCCTTGACGAAGCATCGTACTATTGGTGAGGCTCGGTTACTGACCAAGCTATTTTTAATTGAAGGTTTAAAAGTCCCTAAACTAATTGCTTGCGATGCCTATAACGGTTACCTGTGGCTTGAATTTCTGGGTGAGGAGTTGCCTCACGGCAAAGGTTTTAGCAACTTGAAGAACTTTCTATGGATGTACGCGACAGATGATGGCGATCCCTATTGTTCTATCGTTGAGGAGACCTTAAAAAAGGTCGGCCAACAAATTGGGTTATTACATTGGAATGGCTACTGCCATGGTGATCTGACTAGCTCCAATATAGTGCTCTCAAgatctggaaaaaatgaaacatCGTGGCAACCATATTTAATAGATTTCGGACTAGGATCTACCACAGACTCTGTTGAAGATAAAGGTGTGGATTTGTACGTACTAGAGAGAGCTATCATTAGTACTCATTCGGCACATGCGGAGGCATACAACGAGTGGCTTTTAAAGGGATTTAGTGAAATTTATAAACGCTATGGAGATGCGGGTGAAGTAAAGCTCAAGGAAGTGACGAAACGATTTCAAGAGGTACGGTTGCGAGGAAGGAAACGGAGTATGATTGGCTGA
- the IKI1 gene encoding Elongator subunit IKI1 (similar to Saccharomyces cerevisiae IKI1 (YHR187W); ancestral locus Anc_5.48): MMLNTTQNATVLLKRVLSLSDFSPLILCIDGIAQMANKLIDELVFTAQNASDVRIVYVSFETLNYPNFECDFIIADSFELEKLIEQIKSFLPTPQESITSKHLVILDAINSIPTTMISHFIASIASRHTSLLAVFHSDLPELPSPHTEHYPSSQELLSFMATSIIEVHPKISHTSTNDQLKEQISKSLIPRGLNNDIFEITLTNRRKSGRSLVYSLEIDAKKHVYEPVSRNDGDNETGETPEMLQDLTTFNLSTSAKQKLAKEQVDLPFLEAQSFNTGGAIVYQFEKDDDYDEEDPFEDPF, translated from the coding sequence ATGATGCTTAACACCACTCAAAATGCTACGGTACTTCTGAAGAGAGTGCTCAGCTTATCGGATTTTTCCCCTTTGATACTCTGCATTGACGGAATAGCGCAAATGGCGAATAAGCTAATCGATGAGCTAGTATTTACAGCACAAAATGCATCTGACGTGAGAATTGTATATGTTTCGTTTGAGACCCTTAACTACCCTAACTTTGAGTGTGATTTTATCATAGCGGACTCTTTTGAGCtagaaaaattgattgaGCAAATCAAATCGTTTCTTCCAACACCTCAGGAATCTATTACTTCCAAGCACCTGGTTATTTTAGATGCCATCAACAGTATTCCCACTACGATGATTTCACACTTTATAGCCTCCATAGCATCGCGTCACACTTCCTTATTGGCTGTTTTTCATAGTGACCTACCAGAATTGCCGAGTCCACATACAGAGCATTACCCATCATCGCAGGAGTTACTAAGCTTTATGGCGACCTCAATCATTGAAGTGCacccaaaaatttcacaTACATCAACCAATGATCAGTTGAAGGAGCAGATATCGAAATCATTAATACCGCGAGGCTTAAACAATGATATATTCGAAATAACACTGACGAATCGTCGAAAGTCGGGAAGATCTTTGGTCTACAGTCTAGAGATAGATGCCAAGAAACATGTTTATGAACCGGTCTCTCGAAATGATGGGGATAATGAGACCGGGGAGACCCCAGAAATGCTCCAGGATTTGACAACCTTCAACTTGTCTACATCTGCCAAACAAAAATTGGCCAAAGAGCAGGTCGATCTTCCTTTCTTGGAGGCGCAATCTTTCAATACAGGCGGTGCAATTGTGTACcaatttgagaaagatGATGACTACGACGAAGAAGATCCTTTTGAGGACCCTTTTTAG
- the HSH155 gene encoding U2 snRNP complex subunit HSH155 (similar to Saccharomyces cerevisiae HSH155 (YMR288W); ancestral locus Anc_5.46), with amino-acid sequence MSSGTTGKYQLGGQHSIPSELRDALREESARSTEDDVLKQRIQSRSTYDKKNNYQKRIFDLKTHSTDLDNVKRPLTATDEEQTEKRLHKRSRWDVKTYELPEHSEDAENAIKEKLLKEVPDMHNIRFLKDSDHKHFADILQNVSEEQLTKEELKGRSLSLLLLKVKNGNTTVRKTALRTLYEKCNDFGVQMLFDRLLPILLDMTLEDQERHLMLKVVSRVLYQLKNSISSYTHKILIVVSPLLVDEDSLARETGRGIITTLSHATGLTSILSAVRQDIDHEDEYVRNITARSLAVVGKALGVTQLLPFLNAVCKTKKSWRARHTGAKIIQQLGIAFGIGILPHLESLLECIQGGLVDEHISLRILAANTAATLAQNCYPYGIEAFNIMLEPLWKGIRSHRGKVLASFLKCLGSLIPLMDAEYAGYYTHEIMRVVKRELNSPDDEMRKAVLVVLQNCCRTEGVTPKYLREEVAYDFFRYCWTRRTALDRQINKMVVYTTVVLSEKIGAAYSFDKLMKPLRDEAEPFRTMAAHAVYRITASLGTSGLSERLEERLIDALLIAFQEQTNSDNGVLKAFEAVARSLDKSMKPYLSPIISTILDRLRHKSSTVRQQAAELCEIIIPVIKSCGEQQMLDKLSVILYESFGEVYPEVLGSVLGAMSNIISATDISTMQPPINQILPTLTPILRNNNRKVQINTLDLIGRIATLAPQYIPPKEWMRICFELLEILRSTNKAIRRMANDTFGFIASAIGPQDVLVALLNNLKVQERQLRVCTAVAIGIVAKTCGTYTVLPALINEYKTPETNVQNGVLKALTFMFEYIGDMSQDYIYVITPLLEDALTDRDLVHRQTAADVIKHLSINCSGLGLEDAFIHLLNLLLPNVFETSPHVISRILEGLDGLCHAVGPSIFMNYVWAGLFHPAQTVRTAFWKVYNNVYIEYCDSLVPYYPLPERNDVLVEELQMIV; translated from the coding sequence ATGTCTTCAGGAACAACTGGTAAATATCAGTTAGGAGGGCAGCATAGTATTCCCTCAGAGCTTAGGGATGCACTTAGGGAGGAATCTGCACGAAGTACCGAAGATGACGTACTGAAGCAAAGAATACAAAGTAGAAGCACCTATGATAAGAAAAACAATTACCAGAAACGCATATTTGACCTTAAAACTCACTCCACAGACCTAGACAATGTGAAGAGGCCGCTTACGGCAACAGATGAAGAACAAACTGAGAAACGACTTCATAAGCGAAGTAGATGGGATGTCAAGACATATGAATTACCAGAGCATTCGGAAGATGCAGAGAATGCTATCAAGGAGAAACTGCTTAAGGAAGTGCCGGATATGCATAACATACGTTTTCTCAAAGATTCAGATCATAAACATTTCGCAGATATTCTCCAAAACGTCTCCGAAGAACAGTTGACGaaggaagaattgaaagGAAGATCACTTTCACTTTTACTCTTAAAAGTTAAAAACGGGAATACTACGGTCAGAAAAACGGCACTTAGAACATTATATGAGAAATGTAATGATTTTGGTGTTCAAATGCTCTTTGATCGCCTTTTGCCTATTCTTTTGGATATGACATTGGAAGACCAGGAAAGACACCTCATGCTTAAAGTTGTTAGTAGAGTGCTctatcaattgaaaaatagcATAAGTTCATATACCCACAAAATTCTAATAGTTGTCTCGCCTCTTCTGGTTGATGAAGATTCTTTGGCGAGAGAAACCGGTAGGGGAATAATAACGACCTTATCACATGCTACTGGTCTAACAAGCATACTCTCTGCGGTACGGCAAGATATTGACCATGAAGACGAGTATGTTAGAAATATCACAGCTAGATCCTTGGCTGTCGTTGGAAAAGCCTTAGGAGTGACACAATTATTGCCATTTTTAAATGCTGTCTGCAAAACCAAGAAGTCTTGGAGAGCTCGTCATACAGGAGCCAAAATAATTCAGCAGTTAGGAATAGCATTTGGGATTGGAATATTGCCTCACTTAGAAAGCCTGTTAGAATGCATTCAAGGTGGACTTGTAGACGAACATATATCCTTGCGAATTTTAGCTGCAAATACAGCTGCTACTCTAGCTCAAAACTGCTACCCATATGGTATCGAAGCATTTAACATTATGCTAGAGCCTTTGTGGAAAGGAATCAGATCACACAGAGGCAAAGTTCTTGCCtcattcttgaaatgtCTCGGCTCGTTAATACCTTTAATGGACGCTGAATACGCTGGTTACTACACTCATGAAATAATGAGAGTTGTTAAGAGAGAACTGAACTCTCCTGACGATGAGATGAGAAAAGCGGTTTTAGttgttcttcaaaattgctGTCGCACGGAGGGCGTGACCCCAAAATATTTAAGAGAAGAGGTAGCATACGATTTTTTTAGATATTGTTGGACAAGACGTACAGCCTTAGATCGCCAAATCAATAAGATGGTAGTGTACACAACCGTTGTTCTTTCAGAGAAAATTGGTGCCGCCTACAGTTTTGACAAACTAATGAAGCCTCTAAGAGACGAGGCAGAACCATTTAGGACCATGGCAGCGCACGCTGTCTATAGAATTACTGCGTCCCTAGGAACTTCCGGATTATCCGAGCGCTTGGAAGAAAGACTTATTGATGCTCTATTAATTGCATTCCAAGAGCAAACCAATAGTGACAATGGTGTTCTCAAAGCTTTCGAAGCTGTGGCAAGATCTCTCGACAAAAGTATGAAACCATATTTGTCACCTATTATTAGCACAATTCTTGACCGCTTGAGACACAAATCTTCAACGGTACGACAACAAGCTGCTGAGCTATGTGAAATTATTATACCCGTGATAAAATCTTGTGGAGAGCAGCAGATGCTCGATAAACTGTCTGTGATCCTTTATGAGTCGTTTGGAGAAGTATATCCAGAAGTTCTTGGCTCCGTTTTGGGTGCGATGTCAAATATTATTTCTGCAACTGATATATCCACTATGCAGCCCCCAATTAACCAAATCCTACCCACGCTTACCCCAATTTTGCGAAACAATAACAGGAAAGTTCAAATAAATACATTGGATCTTATCGGTAGGATTGCTACCTTAGCACCACAGTATATTCCACCAAAAGAATGGATGAGAATTTGTTTCGAATTACTAGAAATCTTGAGAAGTACCAATAAAGCTATCAGAAGAATGGCTAATGATACGTTTGGATTTATCGCCAGCGCCATTGGTCCTCAAGATGTATTGGTTGCTTTGTTGAACAACCTGAAAGTTCAGGAGCGTCAGCTGCGTGTTTGTACAGCAGTTGCTATAGGCATCGTTGCAAAAACCTGCGGTACTTACACAGTTTTACCAGCGTTGATTAACGAATATAAAACACCCGAAACGAACGTTCAGAATGGTGTTCTGAAGGCCCTCACATTCATGTTTGAATACATTGGGGATATGTCTCAGGACTATATATATGTCATAACTCCACTTTTGGAAGATGCACTTACTGATAGAGACCTGGTCCATCGTCAAACTGCCGCTGATGTTATCAAGCATTTATCAATCAATTGCAGTGGTTTAGGTTTGGAAGATGCTTTCATTCATTTGCTTAATCTTTTGTTACCAAATGTTTTCGAGACGTCACCTCACGTGATATCTCGTATTTTAGAAGGTTTAGATGGACTTTGTCATGCCGTTGGCCCTTCAATATTTATGAATTATGTTTGGGCTGGATTATTTCATCCTGCGCAGACAGTCCGTACTGCTTTCTGGAAAGTTTACAACAATGTGTATATAGAATACTGTGACTCACTAGTCCCGTATTATCCACTACCAGAGCGAAATGACGTTTTGGTAGAGGAGTTGCAGATGATTGTGTGA